A portion of the Paenibacillus marchantiae genome contains these proteins:
- a CDS encoding response regulator: protein MIDILLVDDETYVTESLELTIPWGELGVTTVLRAASGKEALQILEENAVDLVVTDIRMPGMSGLELVEEVSSRWAHIRCILLTGHSDFQYAKKAIQLQAADYILKPVNDEEFMASVSAAITSLRDDWDEFDKYHRLLYSRKSDYKILRENLMHDLLLGREITARALGEQLEKYEIVLQPDQPAVMMLIRLTGRFSAMDQQSLDLMEFAVGNIAEEVFGPQFNVWFGRGPHESLVMMIQSQDWTEPAQTNVEELKQPVGTFREHVIRYLQGDLSMVVTAPFQFADLTTAYRKGLGSLVLSGPEENTIIYMDKELSKRPENDAAQALEELYKPPVLPQLLETKQWEAAARKLNAVFDAADRVCLSREHVYEMYLSVTNAFMYIAHKQGHLVHEIDHAGFDLLLAHQLIQSPDKLRRWATEMLAKLQEELSDQEGVQSRRHVIKQVQEMVTRDAGQDLSVKMIADKVYLHPVYLSKIYKAETGEGLGDYMIRMRMERALYLLKNTNKKIYEITSELGYQNPQYFSKMFKKHYGMTPNEYRDQA from the coding sequence TTGATTGATATTTTACTGGTGGATGATGAAACGTATGTAACTGAAAGTCTAGAATTGACCATTCCTTGGGGCGAGCTCGGGGTTACGACGGTTTTGCGTGCAGCATCTGGCAAGGAGGCGCTGCAGATCTTGGAAGAGAATGCAGTGGACCTTGTGGTGACCGATATTCGAATGCCGGGCATGTCCGGGCTGGAACTGGTGGAGGAGGTAAGCAGTCGATGGGCGCATATCCGCTGTATTCTGCTGACCGGGCATAGTGATTTTCAATATGCCAAAAAAGCAATTCAGCTGCAAGCTGCCGATTATATTCTCAAGCCAGTGAACGATGAGGAATTCATGGCTTCGGTCTCCGCTGCCATCACGTCCCTTCGGGATGATTGGGATGAATTTGATAAATACCATCGGTTGTTATATAGCCGGAAGTCAGATTATAAAATTTTGCGGGAGAATCTGATGCACGATTTGTTATTGGGCCGCGAGATTACAGCACGGGCACTGGGTGAACAGCTTGAGAAGTATGAGATTGTGCTTCAGCCGGATCAACCGGCAGTTATGATGCTAATTCGCCTTACAGGCAGGTTCTCGGCAATGGACCAGCAATCACTGGATTTGATGGAGTTTGCGGTTGGCAATATTGCCGAAGAGGTGTTTGGTCCCCAATTCAACGTATGGTTTGGACGAGGTCCTCATGAGAGTTTGGTCATGATGATACAGAGTCAGGACTGGACAGAGCCTGCTCAGACCAATGTGGAAGAACTGAAACAGCCAGTTGGAACTTTCCGCGAGCATGTCATTCGATATCTGCAAGGTGATCTATCCATGGTGGTTACTGCACCGTTTCAATTTGCCGATCTGACAACCGCTTATCGTAAAGGTTTGGGATCACTCGTACTATCGGGTCCAGAGGAAAATACAATCATTTACATGGATAAAGAGCTGTCCAAACGACCGGAGAACGATGCGGCTCAAGCGCTTGAAGAGCTCTATAAGCCACCCGTTCTGCCTCAATTGCTTGAAACCAAACAGTGGGAGGCTGCGGCACGTAAACTGAATGCTGTCTTTGATGCAGCGGACCGTGTATGTCTCTCCAGAGAGCATGTATATGAGATGTATTTGTCAGTAACGAATGCTTTTATGTACATTGCGCACAAGCAGGGGCATCTCGTACATGAGATTGATCATGCGGGATTTGATCTGCTATTGGCACATCAGTTGATTCAATCACCTGACAAGCTTCGCCGCTGGGCGACTGAGATGCTTGCCAAGTTGCAGGAGGAGCTGTCGGATCAGGAAGGCGTGCAGAGTCGCAGACACGTCATCAAGCAGGTTCAGGAGATGGTAACCAGAGACGCAGGACAGGATCTATCCGTGAAGATGATCGCAGACAAGGTGTATTTGCATCCCGTTTATTTGTCCAAGATCTACAAAGCCGAGACAGGTGAGGGGCTGGGCGATTATATGATTCGCATGCGGATGGAGCGTGCATTGTATTTGCTCAAAAACACCAACAAAAAGATATACGAGATTACCAGTGAACTTGGGTACCAAAATCCGCAATATTTCAGCAAAATGTTCAAAAAACATTACGGCATGACACCGAATGAATATCGGGATCAGGCATAA